The Musa acuminata AAA Group cultivar baxijiao chromosome BXJ1-8, Cavendish_Baxijiao_AAA, whole genome shotgun sequence genomic sequence CACAAAAAGTGGGCCGAAAAGTGATGGAAGGGTGAAGAATCATTACATACACAGTTCTCATGTTTTGGATGGAGTTTCATGGTGCCTTCACTTTGCAGCAGACAGAAAGGTGCTCATCCACTCCTTGCAGATTTTGCAACTCCTCATCATTGACTGTACCAGTGTTCATAAACAGTAGAAGGGCAGCTTTACTTTATACATTTCAGCAGCCTTTTCCATTGACATGATGTGGACTTGAGAATCATTGCCAATATAGTCTCGGCTAAATATTTATCAGCTAATATTTTGCATGTACAAAGATTCTATTGGTGAACAATTACGAATAGTTTTGGCAAAGGGTAAAATGAGAAGGGAGATACATAAATATGGTAAAATGTGTGCAGCATAGCATATGCTTCCATACAAACTCTTAAGCTGTCGAGCTATATATATTAGATTATAAGTAGTGTCATCCTCCTCCTCATATGCTACTGCAGCACCACCACCTTGGCTCAGAAACATAAGAAAACCGATACCAAGTACTGATGCATGCAGATCTTGTTGTCGATTGGATCACACGCATGGATATTCATCTTGTGCATGTGGTCATTAGCTGTGGAATCTCAAGAGAAATAGTCCAAGCTAAGCTTCCAGGAAAGTTCTTCGGCAATCTCATCGTTATCTGCACAGCATTCTATACAACAGATGGTGGAGCTGCAACACAACAAATGAGACATAGAAAAAGATGATGACAAGCTTGCAGTATGCTGTCTGCAAGCTGAACTCACAGTGCATAAGTGGAAAAGGAAGACTCTCTCTCGATCGAACTTGTAAAGAATATGGTTGATAACCTAAACATATGCTGTATACGTCTTCAAGTCAGAGAAGTTAGATACGGAGGAAATCAATGTTCTTGAAGAAGCTGCTAGCTGCCATGATTCTTTAGTGTATCCACCTTCCATGCTAAGAGACTTTAAGACACAGCTCTCTATCAACAGAGATGCAGGTTCTCCCTGCACTGTATGTTTGATGTCCCCCACGTGCATGCATGTGTTTGCTACCGTAGGATATATATAGTAGCTGTGGAATCTCAGTGAACCTTGGTTGACTAATAGATCAGTGTTTCTTAATCTTAGGTCAATGAGATTGATGGAGCATGCATCCAATGCTCTTCTTCATCAGCAACTAATGTCAAGGCTAAGCACAAGAAGGATTCGTTCTAGATAGAATAGCATTGTGAAAGACAGGAACAGTCATATGTCATAAAGAAACAATCTTAGCATTGATTCACCCTCTAATTAATATATACATGATCAAAGAAAGCAAAAGAAATCACAAGCTGCAATGCTGTTTGTGAAATCCAATCCCTTCAATCTTAAGCCACAAGGCAGATTGAGTCAAACTTGAGCTAACTCCCCATGTTAAGCTCTCTAATAgggaaatcaaacaaaaaaaatgggAAAAAAAAACAGTAAAAATACACAAACGGTTATTTATAAGTTTCAGATTCACTTCGACGGTTGTCGGAATTTAGTGGACCGGCGACGTGGACGATCCCGTGGACGCCGTCGTCACGGTGGTGATGGTCGTCGCCGACGACGTTCTCGGCGTCATCACGTGCTTCGGAATCACCGTCGGAATCGGACACTTGCTCCTCCTCTCGTCCTCCTTGATGAGCTCACCGGCGAGCCATTCGAGCTTCTCGGCATTAGTTTGCTCGGATATCTTCTTTCCCCTGAAGAGCAACGACTCCACGTTCCTCTGCGACAACAGCTCCTCTGCCGCTTCCATCGACCGACTCGAATTCCTCGTCCTCGGAATGCAATTTCCCGACGCGAATCCGTTAGCCTGGAAAAAGAGTGATCGAATGGCAGTGAGTCCACGCTGAGTACAGAATTGCCGTAATTAACAGACAGATCGCTCTTACAAGTCACAAAATAGTACCTGGATGCGCACATAGTTGCTTGTTCTACGCTGTCCAAACGCCATTGCCACCGCTTGATCCACCTGATTAAGATGAACGAAGATTATAAGCCGTCCATTTTGCCTTCTTTTAActgtttatttgtttatttatttatgatgtgCGAGCCAATTATTCGATTTTGAGGCATTTCGCTTGGTTGAGCGATATAATCTTGTCCGTCCAATTATTCGATTTAGAGAGAGTTCCATCAATCGGACGGTCCTGATTAGTTCTCCACCGATGATTCCAAGCAGGCGGGAAAGAGGGTaagcgaagagagagagagagagagagactgagagGGGCAGGTCCGCCGTACGTACCATATCGGAGACGCCCTCCCCCGCGATCCTGACGAGCTCAGCCGCACCCGACGCGGGCGCGCTACCGCCGGCACCGAGCGAGACGAGCAAGAGGTCCTCCACCCCGACGGCGAATGGGAACTCCTGCCGGTTGTGCAGAACGTGAGTGATGGCCACCGCCGCGGGGTTCGCCAGCGCCACACCGCCGCCCACGGCGGCGACCCGCGTCAGCCCGTCCACCGACCGCAGCTCCACTGCGGTGGCACCCGCGTCGGCGCACGTGGCCGCGCACACCTCCCTGATCCGGAAGTCGTACGCGTCCGCCTCCACGGCGTCCGCCCTCGAGAAGACGAAGGGCGCCCCGGTCGCGAGGTCGTAGCACGGGATCAGGACCGGCTTCACGGTGTCCCTCAGCGTCGATTCCCCGAAGATCCGGCGGAACAAGCCCCCCGATCGCCGGAATATCCCCCGAAATAGGCCCCTCCTGGCGGAGAAGCCCCCAACGCGGCGGCGACTCTCTGCGAGGAGGAGTCGCAGGGCGTCGGCGGCGGAGAACAGGGGGCGGCCGTCGTAACCCTTCGTAAAGAGTAATGCAGCGAGGACGCCGCCAGAGCCGGACCCGGCGGCGACGTCGAAGAAGTCGGCGATCCGTGCAGAAGGATCCCCGGAGCGGAGGCAGAGGGACGATTCCAGCCGAGTGAGAGCGGCCGCGGCGAGGAGGCTGTCAGATGGGCGGTCGCCACCGTCAATGGACAGGATCCGGACCCTGCCGGCGCCCGAAGGGGTCCGCGGGgaagcggcggaggaggaggggaaggcaTGCTTCTTTGGGTCGTCGAAGCCGAGGAATTTGCTCTCGAGGATGGAAAAGATCTCGTAGCTGAGCTTGTCGGCATCCACGATCGCCATCGAACCGAACCGGGTCGAATTGAACCGAACCGAATCGAATTATTTGCCGAAGCAGGACAGAGATCTCGAAGCGCGGCGGCGGATGACTTGAGGAAGCGCGGAGCCGCATCGCGTCGCTTAAATAGGACGGGGAACCCGGCGCACGTTAGCGGCGCCCCGTGGACCTGGTCCCAGCGGGTGCTGCGCGCGATCCTTCGCGAGGTGCGGTGGGGACCGTCGGATGTGGAGCCGACGGCTGAGGATCCGGGAGTGGGGAGATGCGCCGCGGAAGGTGGGAGGAAAGGGGGGAGGGGGTCGGTGGAGGGGATCCGGCTACGAATCGGCGAGGGTCCGCACGTGCGGGAGGTCCCCCCGGAGTCAGCCACCGACGGCCTCGGCAGGCGAACCCTTGCGATCGGACGGACGAGATCGGCGGATCGGAGGGATGTGTCGGCGGAAGACGAGACACAGCCGACGAGTTGCGCAACGTGGCCTCGCATCGCGCTCTCCGGTCACCGTAAAACGACAAAGCACAGAGGAGAGAGGTGAGTACGTGCTCATTCCATGTGCATTTGGATCGACTTTACCCAATTAACAATTGCAACAATAATAGCATGTGTTTTAGATTAGAGTTAGTCAAAAGCATCCaacgaaatcaattaataaatcaaACATAATGATCAACAAGTTAGATTACATTGGTTTAGTCTTGATTTTGACATTTGTGATCAACAAGAACATGGATCTTAATTAGTAATTATGTTATGACATAGGGAACCAGATAGTTGGAAAATGCTTATATATATGCTACAAATTTGATGTGCTTGATCTCCAATTGTTGGAAGGAATCATGTGATGTGGTGTCAGGCAAAGTCTTCACTTCCTGGAGGGGTTGATGGGGGggcaaaaacaacatgaatgttaGTATACTGCCACATTTTGGCACACCAGTGAATTGATATGATCCAAATTGACAATTTAAAAGAAGAATTTTCCCTTAGTCATTTCTTGGAGCGGTTGATGGGGGACAAAACAGTAAGGATATTAGGATAATGCCACAGTTTGGCACACCAGCAAATTGGTATTATCCAAATTGAGTATAAAAAAGAACAATGTTCCCTTTGTGAATGATCTGAACACCCCCATGACAACTTCTGTATCTCCATAATTTTCTTTCTATCACGCAACTGACTTCATGATCCAACTTGTACATTATGCTCTCATAACCATTCTAAATGCTGCTCGTCTCATATCTGTCTCACTGACCAATCCTTCGACATTGTGGATCGTACTCTGTTCTTTGATGCATTGAACGTGTGATCGAGCGTTAGGTTTGAGTGGATTGAAAATAGTTTAGAAAGGCTACTTTGTTAGATATGTGAAGGGTTGGTGCAAAGCATTGTATGATAAAAAATGAGGAACCAACCACCTTATTCCTCCTACTTCTAAAGAAATTCCCTTGGCAGCACACGGGGCCATCAAGAACTTGTTAAATATTTCCATAacatgtttatctatttatttatctTCATGATGTGTTAATTTTCTTGTTCGTGGCATTTTCCTCCATTAATTATTGtaccttttcctttttttctctaaCCTCATGTTTCTCAATCATCGTCTCATTGAAGAAGTGTTTTAGTTAGGTACGTTAGCTGACATGAAACCGATTATAGAAAACCTTAGATCAAACTCAAGGATCTAGTCAATTACATGAACAACATGCATTTATGTAGTTGGCTGTTAAGATATGAGATAAGAGAGAGAAAGATGAAAGGAGAGCAATAGGAGGAAAGAAACATGAGAGATTAGTCCTTAGATACAGGTAGAGGTACGACAGAGATATAGATCTAACTTTAGACTTGTTTATCTTAAATTGGCAGTGACATATGGCTTAATAATAGAGTTTTGATTTGTCCACTTAATTATATTCTCTCAACTCAAATTTGTTTTACATGTATATAAAGAGAAACATAGAATAGATATAGATACGTCATGATCAAATAGAGAATGTTGATAAAGGTTCATCCGCAGTCAATAGACCATAAATAATGTCAAGACCAGTACATACCTATTGCATTGACTGTAGAACTAAACAAGTTTGAGGAAAAATTCTAAATCTTTATTGGATTCTCAAGGAGGAACATGAAGTTATCTGAGAGCCAAAGAAGACAATAATTTCCTTAGTgaatgagaagaaaaaaatatattttttgtatggTAATTTTTAGATGCTTAGGTGTCAGTTTTTtctgaatttttattttgatatgacTAGTTTGTGTTTGCATCCCAGTGGGGCAGAGGTCAGGTCCAAATCAAGCAGTAAATTAGGTGGTCCCATCATATAAGACTTGAGGAAAAAGAAGTTTGCATCCCCCATTTTATGTAGAGGCATGGAGATTATATGAGTACAAATATAGCATTCAATAAAGGATTAGAAGATATCATCTCTATTAGTAAGGAACATAGCTAACTTGGTCTGTGAGAAAAGAAATAAACTCTCACCAAACAAAATTCTATTCTGATCATTTAGCTtttcaaaacattaaaaaaaatctaaaaaatatcatAGATAAATCCTTTTAATCGGGTATAATAGGATTTGTGGAACTTGCAATCCTCTTTATTTGTTTGCCTTATACTTCATCATGATATCAGATCAAGTCTATCGATCCTCGACTTTGATACCATGGAGTGAGAGCAAGAAAATAGAGCTGCACATGATAAACCCTGGAAGATAAAGGTAAAATTCATCAAAGGACTAAAAGAGATCAATTGAAAAATTAATGTCAAACCCCAGAGGATAAATGTGACACACATTAAGGGATTTAAGGAGATAAACTAAAAAGTTTCATGTTTAAACAAGCTGGGGTGATTGTAACTTTATCCTAGCCAATGAGATCTAAATGCTTCaaacaaacaaataaaatttctatactatgaaaaataaaacaaagaaagatAGGAGGTGCTAGGTCGAAAATCTATATTAAGAACACATTGTCATATAGTTACATATCCATTTTTACTTGTAATTAAGTTCAAATGTCATCTTTTACTAAGAATAAAAACAAGATAGTTACTCTGTACAACATAGTAATCGAATAAGCCAGTAGTTAAATAATTAACAGATTTGATAACaatataatcaaaattattttcactaATTAGTTACTGTATAAAGTTTTGAGTCTGAGATGAAAGCCATACTTATTAAATGTTCTAGAGTTCAAGTGTCAGCATGAGCATGAGATCATTCTTTAAATTGCATTTCCAAGCTAAATGCAGGATTGCAGAAGTTATCAGAACTTCTACCAGCTTAATTTAGCAGCTCGTTCTTCATATTACTGTTGCAGATCGCCACTGGACATGACTGCACCTTTCAATGTAAACCATCACAAAGTTTGCAAGCTAAACAGGGTATAAATTCTCTATCAGAAAGAATGATTAGGTAGAACCAATTAATAAAGTTGAACTGATCTGACCTTTTCAAGGATCTTATGATGTGTGTTTACCTAACCTTATCTTTATTCTATAAACGTACTGCCCAAAGAAAGTAGAAGGAAGAGTTGCCAGCATGTACATCATAATCTAAACTAATCCGTATTAGGGCACAAGTTAATGGCATCAAGAACATTAGTAGCTCACTGTCTGGCATAAGAATCCAATGAACATGAGTTCTTCCAGTAATTACTTGTACAGAAGAATTAGTCCTTTGAGAGTGATCTGAACTGAAAGTGACATTTCTTCTAATTCATGTTAATTGGTGTACTATTGAGCATCTTTGGGGAATTTACACAGGAAAGCTCTTTTCTTCAATCATCCTTTTTTTATGTCCTTGGTTGTGTTCTATCATGGTAACCATTGTTGTCGCTGATACCAATTTATTGGGATGAAAATGATATGATATAAATTCTTAACAACAAAAGCAGATGCTGTGCACGTAAATTCTTGGAAGTTGCATTATGTGACATCAGTCTAGTATTGGTCGATTCTTGATAACACTGCTCCCAGAATGTATGTTGTCTATGGATTACATCCTGAAGGATGAAAGGACCATGGCCGTGCAGCAGTACGGTTAGGGCATCACTTCCTTATGGGGACACATTTTTTAATGCTCTTGATGACAACCCACCAACCAACGCTTGTGGCATCAACCAGGCAATTCAATATGCTCGGGAGAAATAAATGCAGTTACTGCAAGTCCCAGTATATCATGTTTGATTGTCTGTGGCAGCAGGagttaacctctctctctctctctctatatatatatatatatatgtatatatatatgtatatgtatatgtatatatatatgtatatgtatatatatttgtatatatgtatgtatatatatatatatgtatgtatatatatatatatgtatgtatatatatatgtatatgtatatatatatatatatatgtatatatatatatatacatatatatatatatatatatacatatacatatacatatgtatatatacatatacatatatatatatacatatacatatatatatatacatatacatatatatatatacatatacatatatatatatacatatatatatatatatatatatgtgtgtgtgtgtgtgtgtgtgtgtgtaatgtgaACAATGTTCAAGAATCCTTTGTCCTATATTATCTGATAGATTGCACTAATGACATCTATGGATACTGCCATTACCAGGGCTTTCTGCAGCTTTTTTAGTCATCTTTCTTGTCTGATATCTTGCTTTTCCAAGATTTTCTGATATTTTCTGAGATGGTGCATGTTGGTTGGAGCCCATCAGCTTATCACTTTAAACATTATAATTGCGAAGGATTGACACTCTATCTGCTAGTTTTACATACTCTATGAACAAAACTAATCATTATACAATGTCCTTCAATTTTCTCATTCGACATTCATGTATTCTTGGTACTGAGgtactctgtgaatcttttgtacATGCATCAAGGTGAGATAGAACAAGATAAATCCAAGGTAATATTTAGTCGTCCCTTGAATGGTCTTTATCAGCAGCATGCATGAACATTTATGAGCTTTATCCGAAAATGTAGCTCATAATGTTTGATGGTGATGGGACTTCCTTGCAAGAACAGTAGGCTGCCATGTCAACTATTTTCTCAGAGTAAGGTTAAACTAATCTGAACTATTTCAGGGACATCATTTCTGAGAGGAAACTGCAGCTCAGAGGATCAAAGAACAAGTAGTAATATTCTGACCTCAATTTTCTATAGAGCTCTTTCCTCGATTTGGCATTTTTAATGGTAGATTAAGTAGTCTTCCCTGCTAGTTCTCATTCATGTGTTTTGTCAGTCTCTATTGTTGTGTTCTATTACTGTCGGTGATGTATAGGAATAACTGTTTATATTCTTGATCATACACCTTAAAGTGTAAACATCATTTCTGTGGATTCTCCTCTTGTTTGATTACCTTTTTATCAGCAGATTCAGCAATAAAAAACGGATGAATTTCCCAAGAAACAAAGCTTGCAATGCTAGAACATCTGTGGGGCATAAGCTTTGTGAAGGGAATACTGATTAAGATGGTATAAACATGTTCAAAGAAATTTATAAATTCTCTGGTTAGAAAGAATAGGTGGTGAATTAGAATTGGTCAATATGAGAAGATATGGGCTAAAACTAAGAAAGCTTTACTAGAAATAACAAAAAGAGATAAAAATGCCCTTGAttgaattataaatattttcttagaGCAGAAAAGGTAAATGTGGTCAAAGAATTATATAAAATGTCAAATATCCAAAGTAATTACTTTGATAGCATTTCCAGATTGGTCTGTTTCAACTCCCAGTTGATCACAATTGGAGCTTTTGACAAGTCCAAGTATTCTATTCTGTGTTTCCTTGTCAGTCATCATTTACTTCTCAAAAGTGATGGGAGACCTTCTGCAAATCTATGTAATAGCTGCAGTATCCCACAGGGCCCCTTCCAAATTGGATGATAACCTTCATCTAGTCAAAGAATCATGGCACCCCTTCAGGGAAGGTGGATTTGGATGTCTGGTAGATGAGACAATCACATCAAGCAATGCATCCCAAAAGCATACAGGTGTTGGGCAGCCTTAATTGCAGTAGATGAGACAGCTCAGTTCTAGCTGCAGCTAAGATTTCATTAGTTTGGTCTCTTTAATGTTACCATGACTCAGTCCAGACATTTGCAAGTTCTTCATCTGATCTGAAAACAACCTTTTACTGTTCAATTTTCCGTGTTTTGTTTACTTGTACATCTCTTTATGTATGaactgaaaacaagaagaaagagaactGAATGCTCTTGGTTTAGTAATTGATAGAATATATTTTTCCGATCTTATATAGTTGGGGACATTACGTTCGTTAGTGTCACTGTATCCATCTGTCTATGAATTATTGTTGAATGATGTGGTTGTGGTTATGATTGACAGTACCTCTTCAGGTTGCCTGTAGCTGTAGGTGGTAGTGTGTCTGAGTGTGATGCATGGAATTAATGGCTATCAAACATGCAACAGTTTTATTCTAGCTTTATCTGTGATAGATGCATGGTCTTACAGTGACATCTGAAATAGAAAGCACTCAACAGAAATGATCGAGTGGTTGTCACTGTTGTACAAAGCTATTGGTGAGTGGTCAACCTCTTTTGATTGATTTGTCTTTCATGGCATGTCTCTAACTGGGTTTTGTAGGAATGAGACTCAGCAAGGAGCGAAACCAATGCAAGTAAAAGTATATACAGAAACGCTTTTGCAGTTCAGGTAAGTAGCTTAGCTTAGCTTAGATGATATCAAGCCGCAAGATATGCCATGACAATTTCCAAACACATGCACTAGATGGAGCacctttaatttctttgattttgtTGTTATTTTTTCGTGCAACTTGAATGTTGTTATCTTACCGCATAGCAAAATGTGACGGTTCTCAGATAAGTTTTGATGTCATGATAAGATTATTCCTCAGACATTTATAGTTTAATTTGCAAGAActtccttttatatatatattgtcaaGATCGCACATTTAGATTTTACATTGACGGAAGCCTCATGCACTATGCTACTCTTTAGTTTAATGATCGTTCTTGTTAATCCATCAGTTTCAATCTTTATCCGTCCAATATCACATGAACAGTGCAAGTCGGTATCTTATTTCATAGAGCCCTTTCAATAGTTCACAAACAGAGGTCACTAAAGACTCAATCTTATATCATAGATGTGTTATGTCATTTGAAAATCTATGCTCAATTGGAAGTAATGTCTTTAGGTGCTTATGCTAGTGTTGATGTTTGGTTGCATAAAATGGATCTTATCCCATTGTCACATGACAAACAACTATGAATACAGTTCTTCTGTGTGTGTTCATTTCTTCAGACAACATTTTGCACTGCGCTAACAAGAGAGTCTCAGCCCATAAGATAAATTGCATTGAGTCATACACAGTAAGATATGCACATTGTAAGTCTCCTTATGAGTTTTTTATTATGACTCATAATAAAgccagaataattttttttatcagagTTGTTTGCTCCACCAAATTCAGTGACTGCATTCTGTGGAGGTTTGATATTGACCTCAGTATGGCACCTTCAAGACTGAAGACAAGCATTAGGAAATTTGCACTGCCAAATCCACAAATGGAGAGATCAATTTATGCTCGGGGAAAGCTTGAAAACTAGTGATTATTGTTGTTGAAGTATCTCAAGAGAGGCTAAAGTGATCATGAAGTTCATTCACCATAAAGTTACTGTGGAAATCAAGAATCACATGAGAGGTGATGGTGATTGTTGATGAAGTGATAGTGTAGTTCACTCACCATCAAATTAGATCATCTCCATTTTCCAGAAAAAAGGAAAAATCCATCATCCAATAATAATAGCcatgtgagttttttttttatttttattgattggCTGCTAATCATGATATCAGAATTCTCTGCAGACCATTTCCATCAACAATTATTATGAGCTGATACAGAAAAACTCAAACAGAACCATTGGCACTCTCTGCAAGCAAAGAGCTCCAACCTTCAAAAGAAGACTAAAATACCAATCTGTTTAGATGCAAAAATGGAAGGCATAGACAGTCATATAATGTAGTTGCAATAGAGGTGATCTGCCACAGATGCTACATAAAGTGAATTGCTTGATGCATCAATCACCAGTGTTTCTTTACAAGTTTGCCTACCCTAGATTAGTAGCTTTCTACTCTACAAAATATGACAGGACATTGATAACCTAAATAAAACATGCCTCTAATTTATTTACAGATTGTCCCATTatagcatttttttctttttaattttcatatgaaTGTCGGAGAAAGACTCTCCTTTTGCTTCTCCAGTGTTCTGATTCAATTGTCCGCATTTTGCAGGGCCACAACTGCCGAAACCATGATAACCTTCCTGTCGTTTTCCACATTAAGATTTCATGACAAAGAGATTGACCTTCTCCGCAAGTCATATGACCACACATTGCTCTACTATCGGCGAGTTCATCTAGTGCAACTAATCACTCTTCTAGTCCATCTATTCTCAAGAAGCCTGCTTACTCAGAATGAGACTTCATCATTTGGCTGGTGCGATATTCCTTCTAGTGCTTCTTCTTTTGTAATATTGACAAAACAAGAAATTCTTCCAATTAAATATTCACCTAATTATCTTCAATTATGGTAATTTTCGCCATGGTCTCATGCTTTTCTGGTTAATCTTGAACGGCCAGCTTTTTCTACGTTTCTGAGTCTCCGAGAATATTATGCCAGATGCTAAAGCCTGCTGAAGCCACAGCTCAAACTCATCATCCTAAACAATCATCTCAGCATCCAATCCCCAAGGATATCTGGAGGAATTGGATCGCAGCCCTGTCTTGTCCAAACCAAC encodes the following:
- the LOC103974832 gene encoding patatin-like protein 3 — encoded protein: MAIVDADKLSYEIFSILESKFLGFDDPKKHAFPSSSAASPRTPSGAGRVRILSIDGGDRPSDSLLAAAALTRLESSLCLRSGDPSARIADFFDVAAGSGSGGVLAALLFTKGYDGRPLFSAADALRLLLAESRRRVGGFSARRGLFRGIFRRSGGLFRRIFGESTLRDTVKPVLIPCYDLATGAPFVFSRADAVEADAYDFRIREVCAATCADAGATAVELRSVDGLTRVAAVGGGVALANPAAVAITHVLHNRQEFPFAVGVEDLLLVSLGAGGSAPASGAAELVRIAGEGVSDMVDQAVAMAFGQRRTSNYVRIQANGFASGNCIPRTRNSSRSMEAAEELLSQRNVESLLFRGKKISEQTNAEKLEWLAGELIKEDERRSKCPIPTVIPKHVMTPRTSSATTITTVTTASTGSSTSPVH